In Grus americana isolate bGruAme1 chromosome 19, bGruAme1.mat, whole genome shotgun sequence, the following are encoded in one genomic region:
- the YPEL2 gene encoding protein yippee-like 2: protein MVKMTRSKTFQAYLPSCHRTYSCIHCRAHLANHDELISKSFQGSQGRAYLFNSVVNVGCGPAEERVLLTGLHAVADIYCENCKTTLGWKYEHAFESSQKYKEGKYIIELAHMIKDNGWD, encoded by the exons ATGGTGAAGATGACAAGGTCCAAGACTTTCCAGGCATATCTGCCTTCGTGCCACAGGACCTACAGCTGCATTCACTGCAGGGCTCATCTTGCCAACCACGATGAGCTCATTTCCAAG tCCTTTCAAGGAAGCCAAGGACGAGCATACCTCTTCAATTCAGT aGTTAATGTGGGTTGTGGCCCTGCAGAGGAGCGGGTGTTATTAACAGGATTACATGCGGTTGCAGATATTTACTGTGAAAACTGCAAAACCACACTGGGTTGGAAATAT gaACACGCTTTTGAAAGCAGCCAGAAGTATAAAGAAGGCAAATACATCATTGAACTAGCTCACATGATCAAGGATAATGGCTGGGATTGA